One window of the Ammospiza nelsoni isolate bAmmNel1 chromosome 2, bAmmNel1.pri, whole genome shotgun sequence genome contains the following:
- the CDCA3 gene encoding cell division cycle-associated protein 3 yields the protein MGASGSAPATPAAPRNKHLAHVTDPRSPTAGILRTPIEVVSSPAGSPQPSPAEALADTGQERDPRSPTPGISRTPMRAVSSDSVDRLVKQLSEAFGAEAAAPEPAPPAAAGPAEEPAQRSAPPAGQGAERPPSPSTARPTRPAEHGLASVSKPLRHKPSNKFMATSGGTGRSPLSILRDDNSPSAPAPRQGKRHVLGENLGDKKEVDLSRSLKSGNCAWSDLNKENQQCPFVEN from the exons ATGGGCGCCTCTGGCAGCGCCCCTGCCACCCCGGCCGCGCCCCGCAACAAGCACCTGGCTCACGTCACCGACCCCCGCTCCCCCACCGCCGGCATCCTGCGCACCCCCATCGAG GTGGTGAGCTCGCCGGCGGGCAGCCCGCAGCCCAGCCCCGCCGAGGCGCTGGCGGACACCGGCCAGGAGCGGGACCCACGGTCGCCCACGCCCGGCATCTCCCGCACGCCCATGAGAGCTGTGTCGAGTG ACAGCGTGGATCGCCTGGTGAAGCAGCTCAGCGAGGCCTTCGGGGCCGAGGCCGCGGCCCCCGAGCCGGCGCCTCCGGCAGCGGCGGGCCCCGCCGAGGAGCCGGCCCAGCGGAGTGCCCCGCCCGCGGGCCAAGGGGCGGAGAGGCCGCCCTCGCCCAGCACGGCCCGGCCCACCCGCCCGGCCGAACACGGCCTCGCCTCGG TGAGCAAGCCCTTGAGACACAAGCCCAGCAACAAATTCATGGCAACATCTGGAGGAACTGGCCGCTCTCCCCTCAGCATTCTACGAGATGATAATTCCCCCAGTGCTCCTGCCCCTCGCCAG gGCAAGAGGCACGTGCTGGGAGAGAACCTTGGGGATAAGAAGGAAGTGGATCTGAGCAGAAGCCTTAAATCTGGGAACTGTGCTTGGAGTGACTTGAACAAGGAGAACCAGCAGTGCCCTTTTGTGGAGAACTag